A segment of the Lolium perenne isolate Kyuss_39 chromosome 3, Kyuss_2.0, whole genome shotgun sequence genome:
AATCGAGCTTGTGTAATACACCTTTTGGTAGAATGAAGAAGGAAATCATATACAACACCATATTGGtgagtactgaattaatgagaaccAATCTTCCTCCAAGGGATAGCAAttcacctttccaactactaagtctCTTCTGAAGTCTTTCCTCGACTAGTTTCCACTCAGCCATCGTTAATCTCCGATGATGAATCGGGATACCCAGATAGTTGATAGGAAACTGGCCTTGCCCACAGCCAAAAAGTTCCGAATATTTAGCGACTGAGTCCTGAGCATCaccaaaacagaacaattcacttttatgaaagTTTATTTTGAGTCCCGATAAATGCTCAAAAGCAGCCAAAATCAGCTTTAGATTCCGAGCTTTATAAAGATCATGTTCCATAAATAAAATTGTATCGTTGGCATATTGAAGGATTGATAAACCGCCATCTACAAGATGTGGAATCACTCAAAACGAAAACCTTACGCGCTCCGACCTGCAAAACGAAAACCTTACCTCCGGCGGTGATCTCGGCCACGATCTGGATTCCACCGTGGGAAAGACGATCCTCGCCCAgaactcctcctccacctccgccttCTCCCTCTCCGGATCCATGTCCAATGATGCGATCAACGGCTCCTCCTCTAACCCTAGGCATGCAACGTCCTCTGCAAGCTCCCGGGCCTCCTCCTGTGCCACCTCTTCCTCCTCGAGACAAAGGAAACGTGATCCAGACGTGGAGGGTGCCGGGGACGGGCCGCCGGTGGCCGTGGGTGGGGAAGGAGCCCTACCGCTCATCACATATATCCATGAAGTGTATAACATGAAACAACCAGTATATATCCTCGCATGTCTCGCACACGAGATATGCGACCTGTAAACCATTTAATCACGACTCCATGCCAACAATCGATCTCACACACTAGAGCAAACACACAGAAGGCAAGGAACAGCACTGGCACTACCTCTCCGGCTATCTCTATCTCAAGTATGGCATGATTTCCTATCCACATTGTGTATTCAGTTTCAGGAAAGTGTGAACTCGCTTTACAAATCATGGCAGTGCAAGCATGGCAGTGCAAGCAGGTTCAGGTTCAGTTGCAGCTATTTCTTGCCAGAGCTAAACTGTTCTAGGCAACCTATTCAAACTTGCACTGCACTAGCTGGAAGCAATGGCCAACTTTCTAACAGTTTATCAATATAATGCTAAGCAAATTACCCCGCACTCTGGTTTCAGTACTATAGCAGCATAATCTGAGCTAAACATAACACAAGGTAGCAGTACATATGGAACCAGGCAGAAGTACGTATACTTCCTTATAAGAGTGATATATTCAATACACGATTAGCTAGTCATCTTGCTAAGTTGTCAACATACACTTTTTTAGAATAAAGTCTAAGTTGCTACTTTGCTCTGTTTGACAAGTGATAATCTTATTTATAACAATAGGAGAATATAATGAAAGATTTTCCCTAGAGGAATGGCCATTGCAGAAGGTATTTGATTATAAGTAAGAATATTGCGTACAGCTGGCCCTAGCATCAGGTACATCAGCTCCAGTCTTAGGGGAGGGTAAGCAGCCCATAAACAATCGTGACATGAGTAATTTCTTTTTGAGTTGTAAAAAGTTACTTGCACTAACACACCTTGATTGTAGAAGCAACATGAGCAACAGCATAGGATAGGATACCACCATCACCTCATGGTATAAGGCTTTCCTTCAAGGAATTGAATTGCAACAAGAACCTACACATGATACGAATTCAGCTATCAGACACATCAGTGTGTCAAAATGTTAGGTGTTGATACTATCCTACAGGTTCTCTCACAAACAGAAGGCACTCAAGCTTATACAGTGGCCCCTTCTGCTTACGAACCTGAAGGCCGGGCAGCATAGGTACGGCGATATCCAGGACCAAGATCTTCAGCTCCAGGAAGGAGGACACAGGCACGGGGTAATCCAGATGGCAGAAAACTCCACCAGAGACAACACGGATAGGGTCGAAGCACACACAGCTAGCGAAGCAGCCTCGGTCCAGACTTGTCACCCTCGTCCCCTTGTTTGGAGAACACCGATGACTATCCGCTCGGTTGCTCCAACACGCACCAAACAAATGAAAACAGTTAAggtgcatttccaacacaacatgaAACAATTCAGCATGTAGTATTCATTCATTCAATGGTACCAATTCAACATGAAACAATTCAGCAACAATTTTTCATTTAACTGAAGTATCCAACATATCTGCTTCCCTACACCTACAGCCTATGTACACAACCAATTCAACATGAAACAAAATTACTCCTCCATCCCACGGAGAGTGTCGGACGGCTAATAGAAATGAAGTTTTACAAAACCCCCATATGAATTTAATTCTTCTCCAACGGAGTCCTAACTTCTGAAGTTAAATCTTGTGTCCTCCATCGAACAATATTAGACGTTCTACAATTTACACGAATCTGCAAGTATGTTACTCTGCTAATCTCTGCAACTATCCTGCTGTTCAAATCTCTCCCCTAATTTCTACAATCGTGTGAAGATATAAGAATACAGAAATTCTTCACTTGACACTTCAGCAGAGACAAACATCAGAATACAGGTAGAAGCAAGCAGGTATGACCATTGCAGAAGACATTGGTCACAGGATAATACATTGCTGTACTAGGATTACCTCATCTTCCTGTTTGCTTTGGCCTTAGTCTCTGTCAGGTTCTCGCTCTGGTTCTCCATTTTCTTCAAAGCTGCAACTAGCTGGGGTCAGGGGCGGGTCTAGATATTGCGCCGAGTAGCTCGGGTGTGCACCCGGAAGGGTGTGTACCTCCTCGATTTCTCTCCGCTCAGCCGGTCGAACTCTCGTGGTCGGTTCTTTTGCAGCAACTCTTACCGTCGACTTCCCGCTAGGCCAATCTCCAGCGGGCGCCCATCCCCAGCACTAATTGTTGCTTCTGCCGATTTAAGTTGGTTTAAGGTTACCCTGCCCTGTGCTGATGCCTGATGCAGTGATGCTACTTCTGTCCCCGAGAAGCGCACTCACAAACCCTCGCCTGCTGATCAGGGTTGATGCTTTAGCCAGCTCTGAATGAGATATCGTATGCGATTGTGAGTGGATTGAAACTAAACGTGTGGATGAGAAATAAAGCACAGCTTTAACTGAAGTTCTGTTTGGAAATTACTCAATGTTTTGGTACTGCACACGTTCAGTAGCAGATGTACATTTGAGAAGGGCACGTGATACACAGGTTCGACAAGGGCATATACACCAAGTTAGAAGAGAAAATCCGCCCATTCAGGAGTGCGTGATGGGGAGTGCATGTTTGCAGCTGCTGGTGCAATTCAAGTAGCCAGTGAACCCCTACATGCGGAGGCGCTGTCGCTCATTCAGGTCATCAAGATTTCAGAGAGTATGGAAATTGGCAGACCAATATTTATCTCTGATTGTGTTGGTCTTGTTCAGGCAGTGAAGAATGATAAGTACGATTTGTCTCCACTGGGTGCACTCGATCTTCAGAGAAGCCTTCATTGAGTTTCAAACTCAATATAAGCCTCGTGACTGTAATAAACAAGCACATGTATTGGCGGGTGTAGACGCTTCAGGTAGTCTTGGTTTATTCCATGTTTGGGTGGATGATATCTCAGTAATTGTAAACTCTGCCATGTACGGCGATTCCGCCGAGCCAATTTAATGGAATATCAGTGTtccatgtcaaaaaaaaaaaaataatcCACCCAGAAGTAAACCTTCGATGCTGGGAGAATACATCACGTGGACAAGTCTAAAAAGGTAAACTTTGCAAAGAAGAAAACGAATATATTAACTAAGAAGTATAATATTGTAACATACATAAATTTGTCTCACCAAAATAAGATCCTATTATAGAAGTATAGAATGAAAAACATTTAGTATAGATGGTAATAAAAATTTGGAAGTGGAACTTTCTTAACATTGACATGCCAACATTTTAAAATATCGCCGTTTCTAGATGGTGGGACGACTGCCAAAAAGACATTTCATTGTTGATGATAGCACGGCCTAAAAATAAAATGACCTTAATTATTGATATTAGCTATATCCCCGTTAAAAAGGTAATTCAACAACTAAAAATGTTAAATAAAAAATAAGCTAATAGCAATGCATGGGCATATGCATATTTTCTTATTAAAACTttgaatggcaaaacatgtgaggGTAGATGGCTATATTTGGATGAAACCTAAGATAATTTCAATGGTATGGAAATCTATGACATGTGTAATAGTAATTTGAGACACATGGAGAAAGCAAATGGTACTCTACGTGGAGGTAAATGACTCTAAGGTATGTGTGAACCGGTTGCAACGGGCATATTTCCTATTATTAAGAAAGTAAAGTTTCTGCCACTTTTTCGGCCGTTTTAGATTGGCCCCTACTTTTCAGTAGAAATTAAGGGTATTTCTGCGGGTAAGTGAAAGTCGGCACGCGTGGACTCCtcacgcgcgagcagccgccgaccTCATTCCGATTGCACGTGAGATCCACGCCAACTTGGCCTATGCGCCGCTCAACGAACTCCCATTTTCCACCACATGGCCGAGCTCCCACCGCCTAGGCTGCACCGATCTATCCCTCTCCTCCTCCAAACTTCTTTGCGTCGGCTCTCAACTGCCGTGCCCCGCCGGATGCAGTCCCGTTTGATGCAACTATTCTTGGGGATCACCAAGTCTGACCGGTGGAGCGACGGTGAATTAAATCAGTGCATGTCGCGGTGCTCTAGGTTTGGTGTTTCGGTCGTTGTGGATGGAGACGGGGCGTGGTGTGGTGGAGCTGAGCATATGGTTGGGATGAAGTCTGGAGTGGTGGATGGAAGGAGTAGGTAGCTGGAACGAGCCGGTGATGGTAATTTGTACGAGAGGAGCAGGGTATGGGGCGGCGCCAATGGTTGCTCCATAGCGAAGCACGGACTTTATCCTAGCAACTTCCTATAAAGAGAGAGCCTCCACCCCCATCGCAAGACACAACGGTTTTCACCACATACCCCTTTTCCGTAACTAGAAGAGTGCTACGTTTTTTTCCTATGGCGTTCGTGTCTTGCATTGGGTTCTCCGGCCCTGTTGCCTTCCGTGCCCGCGGCTGCAGCCTCGCCCTGGCAGGCATGGCCCCGGTCAGTGGCGTCACACTCGCCGTGCAGGCAGGTATGGGTCCTGTTTCCGGCAGCCCACTCATCACCCTGGTCGGAGCGGGGACTGGCGCCATTGGAGGTGGCAACCGGGGGGCTCCGGCAGGCCGCGGAAGCGACTTGCTGTCTGCACGCCTCGTTCCCTCCAGCGCCGTGGCAACTCCGGGCAAACGCAAGGCCATCTTCGCTTGCAGAGCAACGGGTCTCGACGGAGACGACTACCCCCAGCGCGATCTTGAAGCGAAGGTATCTCAAGTCTCCCCATGATTATACGTGCGCTCTTCTCGTTCATAAGTTGTGTGCACCACTTCATACAAATAACGTTCGATTTCATGCAGCTTTCCGTTCCCGAGTTGCTTGATGTGCTTGCCAAGAAAACCTTGGTTCTACTGGACAGTGTTTACTTGCCTAAGCCCCAGGATTACGTCGTCGATCAGGATCGGCCATCTGTCTCGAGCGAGATTGGAGCTATACAGGCTGGGTTAAAGGAGTTGGTCGAGGAGCTCAGTGAAACACCAATCTCCTTCCTTCCGGCAGCCATAAACCTGGTGGGGCTCCACGGCCGCATATACAACTTGTTCACCTTCTGCCGCCTTCAGACAGAGTGGCCCATTTACATCCTCGACGCCCCAACGTCCCTGGAGATGATCACCAAGGAGACCCTCCGGCGCACGATGGCCAACACGGTCGAGTTCTACACAGAACTCCAGAAGCAGCCCAACAAGGATATCTGTGAACTTACTGAGGAAGGACCGGAAGGTGAGGAAACCTTATCAGACCTCTTGGTTATTCTAGTCAAGAAGACGACTCTCCTCTTGAAGGAGATACCGAGAATTCTGGTGCCATCAGTGCATCATGCCATGAGTTTGCCCTTGCGCAATTTTATGCAATCGGCAACCTTATGTGAGCTGGATGAGTTACAGGAGATGTGCGACGTTCTCCGCGAGAAGGCGGGCACCCCAGATATCCTCGACCAAGTGGCGTTCGGCACTTTCCTTGGGCTGGACGGACGCCTCCGCGATCTACTTTTTGTGGTGGTCACTCGGTGCTTCCACGACGGGAAGTTTGATGATTCCCCACTCCAGGATGGCACACTCGAGTCGGCTTACAAGAGTTCCCTTGAGAGGTCTATGTCCGATGTGCGGGACTGCCTCAAGGATTACGTGAAGAAGGAAACGGAGTAGGGGGCTGCCGAGTAAGGTGAAAACAAGGCCGCGACCTAGGCTGGAATTACTGTGCCGTTATATATATACTCGTATTGTCTATTTTGCGTAAGCCTACCTCCATGGCTGGACCTGGCGGAATCAATCTTAATACTATCGTATTCAACGAAATACAAATTTAAGGTAGCTGgacatgaaaccgttctccagcaggtggatgtgaatggtctttgaggtagagtaatccattgtattcttacaggaactacatggacaatagatgaaaccattcgactgtctgtttgcctcagccacgttgagaaaataatacatgccattaatgaagtcgggatgacaccggtcaccgtacatccattgtcgacccatctgcattttatatgtatatcaaaaatcaataattacacaacatcgtggatatatgagtgaacaacttaattaatattcaagttcatcacataaaactaagttttttttataaaaaagaagaggctcaccgagatTGTACGGTCTTGGAAGCTAGGGACGACGCCAGCGATCGGCAtgtaaggacggggatgatactaattaaaacctacaaaatataccataatttcagctcaaattgattatataaaaaagtaaaatccctaagttaggcatttcatcgaataccttgctagcactagaaaaatagtacgagttaaaactaccaaacaaatgagctaaattaggaacgccggaagaaaggatgatattgctaacccttggatagacgtatgcctttaatcttgttaaaatggtggagaaaaatagagatttgttggagtgtgagaggtggagcaaaatttagagtgtgagaggaagaagagaaaaatgagagccagggggccagggACGGGGCGGGGCGGGCGATGTGATATAGCTGggcaccctttggtaccggttcgtgttacgaaccggtaccaaaggtccagtcCTGGCCCCACACGAACATCCAGTCCAATCCAGCcctggccgaagacctttcgtaccggttcgtaacacgaaccggtacgaaagcccatCACGAACGGGTATTGATGCTCCTCGCCCGCCTGGGCGCACAAACCGGTACAAATgacacctttaataccggttcgtaagggaaccggtattaaaggcttAGACGGTTGCCCCCTTTTCTACTAGTGAAAATATGATCGATTCAAATTATTATCAAGAAATATGGCAACGACGGTGTttaagcactgttcccttcttgaaggcgtcgttttttgaagagtctgtaattcaggtgttatcATGGCGGTAaatgtattgttgttgttaggcccgagatactgtagcggaatttttatttcttagttttcttttactttttttggttgtgtgcatccgtggtGCCATTAGGGTTGTGCGTTATTGCAgagactgggtgtaattggtatctcttgatattaatatattccctttatcgaaaaaactcATCTCCACCTGCCTTCGAACAGGTATATTCAGATTTTCATGCAAGTTGACCTTGCGTTATTCTTCTTGGCAGAGACAACAAAAAGGTGTGACGAATATGATCAATTGATTGTTAGGTTGGGCAGTAGAATGGAATAATGGTATAATCTTGAATCAAAATTGAGGAGATGACCCACCGAGAAGATCTCGTTTTGCAAATTCAAAATTTATAGTCTTACGTTGACTAATATCAATCAAGAAATATAACAAAACATAAACTCAACCCATGGCCAACCGCCTTTGAACGGTCGTATTAACCTGATTGTAACATAACTTGACCTTGCTTTATTCATCAGCTCAGACAACAAACAAGGGAGGTCCTTCGAATAGGTAGGTTGGGAAGTAGGACCAAACAATAGACAATGTTGAATCAAAATTTGAGttg
Coding sequences within it:
- the LOC127345605 gene encoding uncharacterized protein is translated as MAFVSCIGFSGPVAFRARGCSLALAGMAPVSGVTLAVQAGMGPVSGSPLITLVGAGTGAIGGGNRGAPAGRGSDLLSARLVPSSAVATPGKRKAIFACRATGLDGDDYPQRDLEAKLSVPELLDVLAKKTLVLLDSVYLPKPQDYVVDQDRPSVSSEIGAIQAGLKELVEELSETPISFLPAAINLVGLHGRIYNLFTFCRLQTEWPIYILDAPTSLEMITKETLRRTMANTVEFYTELQKQPNKDICELTEEGPEGEETLSDLLVILVKKTTLLLKEIPRILVPSVHHAMSLPLRNFMQSATLCELDELQEMCDVLREKAGTPDILDQVAFGTFLGLDGRLRDLLFVVVTRCFHDGKFDDSPLQDGTLESAYKSSLERSMSDVRDCLKDYVKKETE
- the LOC127345606 gene encoding uncharacterized protein; translation: MENQSENLTETKAKANRKMSNRADSHRCSPNKGTRVTSLDRGCFASCVCFDPIRVVSGGVFCHLDYPVPVSSFLELKILVLDIAVPMLPGLQVLVAIQFLEGKPYTMR